Proteins from a single region of Theobroma cacao cultivar B97-61/B2 chromosome 10, Criollo_cocoa_genome_V2, whole genome shotgun sequence:
- the LOC108663627 gene encoding uncharacterized protein LOC108663627, which translates to MIQTSIQFEGLPNDDLNAHISKFLEICDTFKHNGVIDDAIHLRLFPFSLRDKVEVWLNAIPTRSITTWDNLAQKFLAKFFPSAKAAKMRNDITSFMQLDFESLYETFYNILNGYVRTTTNATIGGALMVKSIDEAYDLLEEMASNNYQLPIERSMHRKVARVHDVDAFTTLSAQYRNSAIYGQQIVEQSSLQQLPPRVKEPSKLLLGSRTLLSDKEANPRREGKEHVNAIILRSGKEVESNPKQAEQKDKIVENGAQTTSSNEQCQKLETKSTLPPAPFPQRFKKQQENQFWKFMEMFKKLQINILFVKAFKKMPSYVKFLKDNLSKKRKLEDFQTVVFTKKCSVIFQNKLPLKLKEPGSFSIPYTIGSFKFSKALCDLGVSVSIMPMSIAKKLGLNEIQPITFSLQLVEQTIRYPIGIIKDVLLKVGHLFILVGFIVLEMEEEVETPLILEQPFLVTTGTIIDVKESNMTFKVGEEIVT; encoded by the exons ATGATTCAAACATCAATCCAGTTTGAGGGCCTTCCAAATGATGATCTAAATGCCCATATTTCAAAGTTCTTAGAGATATGTGATACCTTTAAACACAATGGTGTCATAGATGATGCAATTCATTTGaggcttttccctttttcattgaGGGACAAAGTTGAAGTGTGGCTAAATGCAATCCCTACTAGATCCATAACAACTTGGGATAATCTTGCTCAAAAGTTCCTTGCCAAGTTCTTTCCTTCAGCTAAAGCAGCAAAAATGAGGAATGATatcacatcatttatgcagcTAGATTTTGAATCGTTGTATGAG ACATTTTACAATATATTGAATGGTTATGTTCGAACCACCACTAATGCCACTATTGGAGGAGCTTTAATGGTTAAGTCAATTGATGAGGCATACGATTTGTTGGAGGAGATGGCTTCAAACAACTACCAGTTGCCCATAGAGCGATCAATGCATAGGAAAGTAGCTAGAGTTCATGATGTGGATGCCTTCACGACATTATCAGCACAG TACAGAAATAGTGCAATTTATGGGCAACAAATAGTAGAACAATCCTCACTCCAACAGTTACCACCCAGGGTCAAGGAACCCTCCAAACTTCTCTTGGG CTCAAGAACACTACTTAGTGATAAAGAGGCAAATCCGAGGAGGGAAGGTAAGGAACATGTCAATGCCATTATCTTAAGAAGTGGTAAGGAAGTGGAAAGTAACCCAAAGCAAGCTGAACAGAAAGACAAAATAGTTGAGAATGGGGCACAGACTACGAGTTCTAATGAGCAGTGTCAAAAGTTAGAGACTAAGTCAACTCTACCACCAGCACCTTTTCCTCAGCGTTTCaagaaacaacaagaaaaCCAGTTTTGGAAATTTATGGAGATGTTTAAAAAGCTTCAAATCAACATTCTTTTTGTTAAAGCTTTCAAGAAAATGCCTTCATatgtaaaatttcttaagGATAACTTATctaaaaagaggaaattggaAGACTTTCAAACTGTTGTCTTTACTAAGAAGTGTAGTGTTATTTtccaaaacaagcttccattAAAGCTTAAAGAACCAGGGAGTTTTTCTATCCCTTACACCATTGgtagttttaaattttctaaagCTTTGTGTGATTTAGGTGTTAGTGTTTCAATTATGCCTATGTCTATTGCCAAGAAACTTGGACTTAATGAGATACAACCTATTACATTTTCTTTGCAGTTAGTAGAACAAACAATCAGATACCCTATTGGGATTATAAAGGATGTGTTGCTCAAAGTTGGGCATCTCTTCATTCTGGTAGGCTTCATTGTGCTTGAGATGGAAGAGGAGGTAGAAACTCCTTTAATCCTGGAACAACCTTTCTTAGTGACTACAGGCACAATCATTGATGTGAAGGAAAGCAATATGACTTTTAAAGTTGGAGAGGAGATAGTCACTTAA